A region of Anolis sagrei isolate rAnoSag1 chromosome 2, rAnoSag1.mat, whole genome shotgun sequence DNA encodes the following proteins:
- the GCGR gene encoding glucagon receptor, which yields MSQSDHLTILLVLALCLQGAPAQIMDYLFESWKAYSEECHHNMSLLPPPTELVCNRTFDKYSCWPDAQPNTTVNVSCPWFLPWYDQVKHGYVFKKCGPDGQWVTTPEGKSMRDAHQCVMDNKTISDQERFAKIYGSFKVMYTVGYSVSLCALLLALAVLLGFSKLHCMRNYIHMNLFASFILKGISVLIIDMLLNTRYSEKIDDYNVGLWLSHEAAAGCRAATVFMQYGIVANYCWLLVEGIYLHNLLVLAVFSERSYFTLYLCIGWGAPILFIVPWVVVKFLYENIQCWSTNNNMGFWWILRFPVFLAIFINFFIFIRIIQILVSKLRAHQMRYTDYKFRLAKSTLTLIPLLGIHEVVFAFVTDEHAQGTLRYVKLFFDLFLSSFQGMLVAILYCFVNKEVQSELTKKWTRWKLGWDIEEEYKHTYSHTPNVRNGGASTFEKHKLVGNYLNGLGRSQATVHTSTQYLERTGCSASENLAAGGNWHPQGHDSPDTVESNF from the exons ATGTCCCAGTCAGACCACCTCACTATCCTGCTGGTGCTGGCATTATGCCTCCAG GGAGCCCCAGCCCAGATTATGGACTACCTCTTTGAGAGCTGGAAGGCTTATAGCGAagagtgtcaccacaacatgagcctCCTGCCGCCACCTACTG AACTTGTCTGCAACCGAACTTTTGACAAATACTCGTGTTGGCCTGATGCACAACCCAACACCACTGTCAATGTTTCCTGTCCCTGGTTCCTGCCCTGGTATGACCAAG TGAAGCATGGCTATGTATTTAAGAAGTGTGGCCCAGATGGGCAATGGGTAACTACCCCTGAAGGGAAGTCAATGCGGGATGCCCATCAGTGTGTGATGGACAACAAGACCATCTCAGACCAG gAGAGGTTTGCAAAGATCTATGGTAGCTTCAAGGTGATGTACACAGTTGGCTACTCAGTGTCTCTCTGCGCCCTCCTTCTTGCCTTGGCTGTGCTGCTAGGCTTCAG CAAGCTGCACTGCATGCGCAACTACATCCACATGAACCTCTTCGCCTCCTTCATCCTGAAGGGCATCTCGGTGCTTATCATCGACATGCTGCTCAACACCCGCTACAGTGAGAAGATCGACGACTACAACGTGGGCCTTTGGCTGAGTCATGAG GCGGCGGCAGGCTGCCGAGCAGCCACTGTGTTTATGCAGTACGGCATTGTGGCCAACTACTGTTGGCTTCTAGTGGAAGGGATCTACCTGCACAACTTGCTCGTGCTGGCTGTTTTCTCCGAGCGCAGCTACTTCACCCTCTACCTCTGCATCGGCTGGG gaGCCCCAATTCTCTTCATTGTGCCATGGGTAGTGGTGAAATTTCTTTATGAAAATATTCA aTGCTGGAGTACCAACAATAACATGGGTTTCTGGTGGATCCTGCGTTTCCCTGTCTTTCTGGCCATCTTT ATCAATTTCTTCATTTTTATCCGTATCATTCAGATATTGGTCTCCAAACTCCGTGCCCACCAGATGCGCTACACAGACTACAAATTCCG GCTGGCCAAGTCCACGCTGACACTTATTCCATTGCTGGGTATTCATGAGGTGGTTTTTGCCTTTGTCACTGATGAACATGCTCAGGGTACCCTGCGATATGTCAAGCTCTTCTTTGACCTCTTCCTCAGCTCCTTCCAG GGCATGCTGGTGGCCATACTTTATTGCTTTGTGAACAAAGAG GTACAGTCAGAGCTCACAAAGAAATGGACACGCTGGAAGCTTGGCTGGGACATAGAAGAGGAGTACAAGCACACATACAGCCACACACCCAATGTCCGCAATGGGGGTGCCAGCACCTTCGAGAAGCACAAACTGGTTGGCAACTACCTCAATGGGCTGGGGCGCAGCCAGGCCACTGTCCATACGAGCACGCAGTATCTGGAGAGGACAGGCTGCAGTGCCAGTGAAAACTTGGCCGCAGGTGGAAACTGGCATCCCCAGGGCCATGACTCCCCTGACACTGTGGAGAGCAACTTCTGA